The following proteins are co-located in the Citrobacter freundii ATCC 8090 = MTCC 1658 = NBRC 12681 genome:
- a CDS encoding MurR/RpiR family transcriptional regulator produces MSENENLLLRLRQGVDGYSRTQQKLGEFVLSDPAKVVYLTITELARESDTSEASVTRLCRTLGCKGYNEFKMALALDLQQGQPVEHSGDEIDNVVNESVQALQDTAKLLDRTLLESAALALHQAQSVQIYGVAASAILGEYLHYKLLRLGKPAQLFSDMHRAAMNATTLSKNTLVVAISSSGSTRDLLHVVKLARKQGVRVLALSNTPRSPLASLSDIQLVAAKPEGPLSAGALNAKVGVMLLVELLTTSLIALDEKYSDVSQQTASATLPLLL; encoded by the coding sequence ATGTCAGAAAATGAAAACCTGCTGCTGAGATTGCGCCAGGGCGTTGACGGATATAGCCGAACACAGCAGAAGCTGGGAGAGTTTGTGCTTAGTGATCCGGCAAAAGTTGTCTACCTGACGATTACCGAACTGGCGCGTGAAAGCGACACCAGCGAGGCGAGCGTCACACGTCTGTGCCGCACGCTTGGGTGTAAGGGTTATAACGAATTCAAAATGGCGCTGGCTCTCGATCTCCAGCAAGGACAGCCGGTAGAGCACAGCGGGGATGAAATTGACAATGTGGTCAATGAATCCGTGCAAGCGCTGCAGGACACAGCAAAGTTACTCGACAGGACATTACTGGAATCCGCCGCTCTGGCGCTACATCAGGCTCAGTCGGTACAGATTTATGGCGTAGCGGCCAGCGCTATTCTGGGGGAGTATTTACATTACAAACTCCTGCGCCTCGGCAAACCCGCGCAACTGTTCAGCGACATGCACCGCGCAGCCATGAATGCCACTACGCTTAGCAAAAATACGCTCGTGGTAGCGATCTCCAGTTCAGGCTCCACGCGCGATCTGCTGCATGTCGTGAAACTGGCGCGTAAGCAAGGCGTGCGCGTACTGGCGCTGAGTAATACGCCGCGCAGTCCGCTGGCCTCGCTGAGCGATATTCAACTGGTCGCAGCCAAACCAGAAGGTCCGTTGAGTGCTGGTGCGCTAAACGCCAAGGTGGGTGTGATGCTGTTGGTAGAACTTCTCACCACGTCGCTGATTGCGCTGGATGAAAAGTATAGTGATGTGAGCCAGCAAACCGCCAGCGCAACACTTCCTCTACTGCTTTAA
- the mazG gene encoding nucleoside triphosphate pyrophosphohydrolase translates to MNQIDRLLGIMQRLRDPENGCPWDKEQTFATIAPYTLEETYEVLDAIAREDFDDLRGELGDLLFQVVFYAQMAQEEGRFNFDDICAAISDKLERRHPHVFADVSASNSTEVLTRWEQIKTEERAEKAQHSALDDIPRSLPALMRAQKIQKRCSNVGFDWKTLGPVVDKVYEEIDEVMFEAKQAVVDQAKLEEEMGDLLFATVNMARHLGTKAETALQKANEKFERRFREVERIVAARGLEMTGVDLETMEEVWQQVKRQEIDL, encoded by the coding sequence ATGAATCAAATCGACCGACTGCTCGGTATTATGCAGCGCCTGCGCGACCCGGAGAACGGCTGTCCGTGGGACAAAGAGCAGACATTCGCCACTATTGCTCCTTATACCCTCGAAGAAACTTATGAAGTGCTGGACGCGATTGCGCGAGAAGACTTCGACGACCTGCGTGGAGAGTTGGGGGATCTGCTGTTCCAGGTGGTGTTTTACGCCCAGATGGCTCAGGAAGAAGGGCGCTTCAACTTTGATGATATTTGCGCTGCGATAAGCGATAAGCTTGAACGCCGCCACCCGCATGTTTTTGCTGATGTTTCTGCCAGTAACAGCACCGAGGTGCTTACCCGTTGGGAGCAAATCAAAACCGAAGAACGTGCTGAGAAGGCGCAGCATTCCGCGCTCGACGATATTCCCCGTAGTTTACCGGCATTAATGCGCGCCCAAAAAATCCAGAAACGCTGCTCAAATGTTGGCTTCGACTGGAAAACATTAGGACCGGTTGTCGACAAGGTTTACGAAGAGATCGACGAAGTCATGTTTGAGGCGAAGCAGGCTGTTGTCGACCAGGCTAAACTGGAGGAGGAAATGGGCGATCTGCTGTTTGCCACGGTCAATATGGCCCGGCATTTAGGCACTAAAGCAGAGACCGCATTGCAGAAAGCGAACGAGAAGTTTGAGCGGCGTTTTCGTGAGGTTGAGCGAATTGTGGCGGCTCGAGGTCTGGAAATGACTGGTGTTGATCTGGAAACTATGGAAGAAGTCTGGCAACAGGTAAAACGGCAGGAAATTGATCTCTAA
- a CDS encoding maltose/glucose-specific PTS transporter subunit IIC has translation MMQMFSGASSGAWFEKAQRFGKSFMLPIAVLPAAGLLLGIGGALSNPNTLTAYPFLDVDWLQAIFTIMTSAGSIVFANLSVLFAVGVAVGLAKTDKGTAGLAALLAFLVMNATINALLTLNGTLAHENPGAVGQGMTLGIQTLETGVFGGVVIGLVTCALHSRFNKVSLPQFLGFFSGSRFVPIISSLAAIVVGAVMTVVWPHFQKLIFGLGGLVDATGYLGTLLYGFILRMLGPLGLHHIFYLPFWTTALGGSEIVNGQLVEGTQRIFFAQLADPNTQQFYAGTSRFMSGRFITMMFGLLGACLAMYHTAKPENRKLVAGLLLSAALTSFLTGITEPIEFSFLFVAPVLYVIHAFFDGLAFMMAHILHITIGQTFSGGLIDFLLFGVLQGEAKTNWMYVPMVGIPWFFLYYFTFRYLINRFNWLTPGRENAAPTESGLPQSERAAAVIAGLGGKENLEEVDCCATRLRVTVKESSKVDEAALKATGARGVIIRGNGVQVIYGPHVTIIKNEVEEILS, from the coding sequence ATGATGCAAATGTTTAGCGGCGCCTCATCGGGCGCATGGTTTGAAAAGGCACAGCGGTTCGGCAAATCGTTCATGCTGCCGATTGCGGTACTGCCCGCTGCGGGGCTGTTGCTAGGGATTGGCGGCGCACTGTCGAATCCAAACACATTGACGGCGTATCCGTTTTTGGACGTTGACTGGTTACAGGCAATCTTCACGATCATGACCAGCGCAGGTTCTATTGTGTTTGCCAACCTGTCGGTGCTTTTTGCGGTGGGTGTGGCAGTAGGACTGGCGAAAACGGATAAAGGCACCGCCGGGCTTGCTGCATTGCTGGCATTTCTGGTGATGAACGCCACCATCAACGCTTTATTGACACTCAACGGAACGCTGGCGCACGAGAATCCCGGTGCCGTAGGCCAGGGGATGACGCTGGGTATTCAGACGCTGGAAACAGGCGTATTTGGTGGGGTGGTGATTGGGCTTGTCACCTGCGCGCTGCATAGCCGTTTCAATAAAGTCTCGCTGCCTCAGTTCCTTGGTTTCTTCAGCGGTTCGCGCTTTGTGCCGATTATTAGCTCCCTTGCCGCGATTGTAGTGGGTGCGGTCATGACGGTGGTTTGGCCGCATTTCCAGAAACTCATTTTTGGACTGGGTGGTCTGGTGGATGCGACCGGTTATCTGGGTACGCTGTTGTACGGCTTCATCCTGCGTATGCTTGGCCCACTGGGGTTACACCATATCTTTTATTTACCGTTCTGGACCACAGCGCTTGGCGGGAGTGAAATCGTCAACGGCCAGTTGGTTGAAGGCACGCAGCGTATTTTCTTCGCGCAACTTGCCGATCCGAATACGCAGCAGTTCTATGCGGGCACCTCGCGCTTTATGTCCGGGCGCTTTATCACCATGATGTTTGGCCTGCTTGGCGCATGTCTTGCGATGTACCATACTGCCAAACCAGAGAACAGAAAGCTTGTCGCCGGACTGCTGTTGTCTGCGGCCCTGACCTCTTTCCTGACGGGGATCACTGAGCCTATCGAGTTCTCCTTCCTGTTTGTCGCACCTGTGTTATACGTCATTCACGCCTTCTTCGATGGTCTGGCGTTTATGATGGCACATATTTTACATATCACCATCGGGCAAACCTTTTCGGGTGGGCTTATCGATTTCCTCCTCTTCGGTGTGCTACAGGGGGAAGCTAAAACCAACTGGATGTACGTCCCTATGGTGGGGATCCCGTGGTTCTTCCTTTACTACTTCACCTTCCGCTATTTGATTAACCGCTTTAACTGGTTGACGCCTGGTCGTGAAAACGCAGCACCGACTGAATCCGGCCTGCCGCAAAGTGAGCGTGCTGCGGCTGTGATTGCCGGACTGGGAGGTAAAGAGAATCTGGAAGAGGTGGACTGTTGCGCCACACGTCTGCGCGTGACGGTAAAAGAGAGTAGCAAGGTCGATGAAGCGGCGCTGAAAGCGACCGGAGCGCGTGGCGTAATTATTCGCGGCAACGGGGTTCAGGTGATTTATGGCCCGCATGTCACCATCATCAAAAACGAAGTCGAAGAGATCTTATCGTAA
- the eno gene encoding phosphopyruvate hydratase, which yields MSKIVKIIGREIIDSRGNPTVEAEVHLEGGFVGMAAAPSGASTGSREALELRDGDKSRFMGKGVLKAVAAVNGPIAQALLGKDAKDQAGIDKIMIDLDGTENKSNFGANAILAVSLANAKAAAAAKGLPLYAHIAELNGTPGKYSMPVPMMNIINGGEHADNNVDIQEFMIQPVGAKTLKEAVRMGSEVFHNLAKVLKAKGMNTAVGDEGGYAPNLGSNAEALAVIAEAVKAAGYELGKDITLAMDCAASEFYKDGKYVLAGEGNKAFTSEEFTHFLEELTKQYPIVSIEDGLDESDWDGFAYQTKVLGDKIQLVGDDLFVTNTKILKEGIEKGIVNSILIKFNQIGSLTETLAAIKMAKDAGYTAVISHRSGETEDATIADLAVGTAAGQIKTGSMSRSDRVAKYNQLIRIEEALGEQAPYNGRKEIKGQA from the coding sequence ATGTCCAAAATCGTTAAAATCATCGGTCGTGAAATCATCGACTCCCGTGGTAACCCGACTGTTGAAGCCGAAGTACACCTGGAAGGTGGTTTCGTTGGTATGGCAGCAGCTCCGTCAGGTGCTTCTACTGGTTCCCGCGAAGCACTGGAACTGCGCGATGGCGACAAATCCCGTTTCATGGGTAAAGGCGTACTGAAAGCTGTTGCAGCTGTTAACGGCCCAATTGCTCAGGCTCTGCTGGGTAAAGATGCTAAAGATCAGGCTGGCATCGACAAGATCATGATCGATCTGGACGGTACTGAAAACAAATCCAACTTCGGTGCAAACGCCATCCTGGCTGTGTCCCTGGCGAACGCCAAAGCAGCAGCTGCTGCTAAAGGCCTGCCGCTGTATGCACACATCGCTGAACTGAACGGTACTCCGGGTAAATACTCCATGCCGGTTCCGATGATGAACATCATCAACGGTGGTGAGCACGCTGACAACAACGTCGACATCCAGGAATTCATGATTCAGCCGGTTGGCGCTAAGACTCTGAAAGAAGCCGTTCGTATGGGTTCTGAAGTGTTCCACAACCTGGCTAAAGTTCTGAAAGCTAAAGGTATGAACACTGCAGTTGGTGACGAAGGCGGCTACGCGCCGAACCTGGGTTCCAACGCTGAAGCTCTGGCTGTAATCGCTGAAGCGGTTAAAGCAGCTGGCTACGAGCTGGGCAAAGACATCACTCTGGCGATGGACTGTGCAGCTTCTGAATTCTACAAAGACGGTAAATACGTTCTGGCTGGCGAAGGCAACAAAGCGTTCACCTCCGAAGAATTCACTCACTTCCTGGAAGAACTGACCAAACAGTACCCGATCGTGTCCATCGAAGATGGTCTGGACGAGTCTGACTGGGACGGTTTCGCATACCAGACTAAAGTACTGGGCGACAAAATCCAGCTGGTTGGTGACGATCTGTTCGTAACCAACACCAAGATCCTGAAAGAAGGCATCGAAAAAGGCATCGTTAACTCCATCCTGATCAAATTCAACCAGATCGGTTCTCTGACCGAAACTCTGGCTGCGATCAAAATGGCGAAAGATGCTGGCTACACCGCTGTCATCTCTCACCGTTCTGGCGAAACTGAAGATGCTACCATCGCTGACCTGGCTGTTGGTACCGCTGCAGGCCAGATCAAAACTGGTTCTATGAGCCGTTCTGACCGCGTTGCTAAGTACAACCAGCTGATTCGTATCGAAGAAGCTCTGGGTGAACAAGCACCGTACAACGGTCGTAAAGAGATCAAAGGTCAGGCGTAA
- the pyrG gene encoding glutamine hydrolyzing CTP synthase, with the protein MTTNYIFVTGGVVSSLGKGIAAASLAAILEARGLNVTMMKLDPYINVDPGTMSPIQHGEVFVTEDGAETDLDLGHYERFIRTKMSRRNNFTTGRIYSDVLRKERRGDYLGATVQVIPHITNAIKERVLEGGEGHDVVLVEIGGTVGDIESLPFLEAIRQMAVEIGREHTLFMHLTLVPYMAAAGEVKTKPTQHSVKELLSIGIQPDILICRSDRAVPANERAKIALFCNVPEKAVISLKDVDSIYKIPGLLKSQGLDDYICKRFSLNCPEANLSEWEQVIYEEANPAGEVTIGMVGKYIELPDAYKSVIEALKHGGLKNRVTVNIKLIDSQDVETRGVEILKGLDAILIPGGFGYRGVEGKIATARFARENNIPYLGICLGMQVALIEFARNVVGMDNANSTEFVPDCKYPVVALITEWRDEDGNVEVRTEKSDLGGTMRLGAQQCQLSDDSLVRQLYGAPTIVERHRHRYEVNNMLLKQIEAAGLRIAGRSGDDQLVEIIEVPNHPWFVACQFHPEFTSTPRDGHPLFAGFVKAASEHQKRQAK; encoded by the coding sequence ATGACAACGAACTATATTTTTGTGACCGGCGGGGTCGTATCCTCTCTGGGAAAAGGCATTGCCGCAGCCTCCCTGGCAGCCATTCTTGAAGCCCGTGGCCTCAATGTAACCATGATGAAACTGGATCCGTACATCAACGTCGATCCAGGTACTATGAGCCCAATCCAACACGGGGAAGTGTTCGTTACCGAAGACGGCGCTGAAACCGACCTGGACCTGGGTCACTATGAGCGCTTCATTCGTACCAAAATGAGCCGCCGCAACAACTTCACTACCGGTCGTATCTACTCCGACGTTCTGCGTAAAGAACGCCGTGGCGACTACCTGGGCGCGACCGTTCAGGTTATCCCGCACATCACGAATGCCATTAAAGAGCGAGTTCTGGAAGGCGGTGAAGGTCATGATGTTGTTCTGGTCGAAATCGGCGGAACCGTTGGGGATATCGAATCTCTGCCGTTCCTTGAAGCGATTCGCCAGATGGCCGTAGAAATTGGTCGCGAGCACACGCTGTTTATGCATCTGACGCTGGTTCCGTACATGGCGGCGGCAGGTGAAGTCAAAACTAAACCGACCCAGCACTCTGTAAAAGAGCTGCTTTCTATCGGTATTCAGCCAGATATCCTGATTTGCCGCTCCGATCGCGCAGTTCCGGCTAATGAACGTGCAAAAATTGCATTGTTCTGTAACGTTCCGGAAAAAGCGGTGATTTCTCTGAAAGATGTCGATTCCATCTATAAAATCCCGGGCCTGTTGAAATCTCAGGGCCTTGACGATTATATTTGTAAACGATTCAGCTTGAACTGTCCGGAAGCTAATCTGTCAGAATGGGAACAGGTTATCTACGAAGAAGCGAATCCGGCAGGCGAAGTGACTATCGGTATGGTCGGCAAGTACATTGAACTGCCGGATGCCTATAAATCAGTTATCGAAGCGCTGAAGCATGGCGGTCTGAAGAATCGTGTCACCGTCAATATCAAGCTGATCGATTCACAAGATGTCGAAACGCGTGGCGTTGAGATCCTGAAAGGTCTTGATGCAATCCTGATCCCTGGCGGCTTCGGCTACCGTGGTGTTGAAGGTAAAATCGCGACGGCGCGCTTTGCGCGTGAGAACAATATTCCTTATCTGGGCATTTGCCTGGGTATGCAGGTTGCGTTGATTGAGTTTGCACGTAACGTAGTGGGTATGGACAACGCCAACTCCACGGAATTTGTGCCAGACTGTAAGTACCCGGTGGTGGCCCTGATTACCGAATGGCGCGATGAAGACGGCAACGTCGAAGTCCGTACCGAGAAGAGCGATCTGGGCGGCACTATGCGTCTTGGTGCGCAGCAGTGTCAGTTGAGCGACGATAGCCTGGTTCGTCAACTGTACGGTGCGCCGACAATTGTTGAACGCCACCGCCACCGTTACGAAGTCAACAATATGCTGTTGAAACAGATTGAAGCTGCGGGTCTGCGTATTGCAGGCCGTTCCGGTGATGATCAGTTGGTCGAGATCATTGAGGTACCGAATCATCCGTGGTTCGTGGCCTGTCAGTTCCACCCGGAATTTACTTCCACGCCACGTGATGGGCACCCGCTGTTTGCCGGCTTTGTGAAAGCCGCCAGTGAACATCAGAAGCGTCAGGCGAAGTAA